The genome window GCGCCGTTATGCCGAACCCGAGGAGGTGGCGCAGGCGACGCTCAACTTCGTGCTGCCGGCCGCGCAGTACATCACCGGCCAGCACCTGGCGGTGGATGGCGGACTGACGATACGCAACGCCTGATGTTCAGCTGACGCCGGCCGCGTCGTCGGCCGGCGTCGAATGAGTGCGGTCAGGATGCGACGATCGCGCTCAAACCGCGCGGGCTCAGGATCTCTATCCAGTAGCCGTCCGGGTCCTTGATGAAGGCCAGTCCTTTCATCTTGCCGTCGTCGGCGCGCTTGACGAATTCCACGCCCAGTTTTTCGAATCGCTCGCAGGCGGCATAGACGTCGGGCACCGAGACGCCGATGTGGCCGAAGCCGCGCGGATCGCTGTTGCCGTTGTGGTAGCCGGCGAAATCGGGGTCGGACTCGCTGCCGTAATTGTGAGTCAGTTCCACCAATGCCGGACGGCCAAACACCCAACGCGCTCGCTCCGCGCGGTCGCTGGGAATGGTTTCACCTTCGCCCAGGTAGCCGACGAAATAGAGCGAGAACTGCATGTCGGGAAAGTCGTAGCGGTCGAGCAGGGTCATGCCCAGCACGTCCTGGTAGAAGGCAACCGAGACCTTGGGATCGCGAACCCTGAGCATGGTCTGGTTCATGACATATCCGGCGGTGGGTGAGGCGCTGGCCATCGCGTAACTCCGTAGTGCTGAATGAAGGCGAACCGACCGCGTATGACGCGGCGGCGGCAATATACCTTGCCGCCGGGCGCTTGGCAGCGCTCGTGGCTCAGTCGATGCGATCGAATGCGCGCGGCACGCGCTCGTCGTCGAGGGTCTTGTCGATGGCGTCGTAGAGTTCGCCCAGCAAGGGCACCACGCGCAGACGGATGGCGTCGTGCAGACAACGGCGCACACGCGGCGAATCGCAATACTCGACCGTCGCCTGCCACAGGATGCGGCATGCGGTGGCGGGTTGCAGCGGGTTCTCCTGCGGGTCCAATGGGTGGCCCAGCACGTTGGCCAGGCGCACGTTCAGCTGGAACAGCTTGAGCTTGAATTTCTCCGCGGCGGCGTGACCGATGGCGATGATGGTCGAATCCTGTTCAATCTCCTCATCGTCCACCACGCCGATGCGCGGACCGTCGCCGGCG of Pseudomonadota bacterium contains these proteins:
- the gloA gene encoding lactoylglutathione lyase, coding for MASASPTAGYVMNQTMLRVRDPKVSVAFYQDVLGMTLLDRYDFPDMQFSLYFVGYLGEGETIPSDRAERARWVFGRPALVELTHNYGSESDPDFAGYHNGNSDPRGFGHIGVSVPDVYAACERFEKLGVEFVKRADDGKMKGLAFIKDPDGYWIEILSPRGLSAIVAS